From the Mammaliicoccus sciuri genome, the window TCCAACTATTGCCACAACAGAAATAGACAATTTAAAATCTAAATTTAATAAAGCAAGTAATGGCATCGTGACCAAAGCCTCACCAAAACCAAACACAATTCTTACCATAGCCCCTATCAGAATTGAAAAAATAACGAGTGTCCAAATTGTAATATCCATAGAATCCCCTTTTATATGATTATAAAATAAAAACACCTTCTAAACATTAGAAAGTGTCAAAATCTCATTAATATTCAACTATTATTATACCTTTTTTAAGTACTAAAAAATATGAAAATGGTCTGAAAAACAAGGGATACATACTACCTAACTTGTATATACAAGTTTAACAAGATATAATATGATCAAATACATACAAAGGGGTATTATGATATGCAGAATGATTTTGATTATATGCAAATGCTTAAAGGTGAACTATACTTAGCGCACGATATACATGAATCTAATGGTTCAAAAAAAGGAAAAATGCTAGCAGATAAAATTAATCATACACCTATTGAAAATAGTGATGAGATTATTAAATTAGAAAAAGAACTTTTTGATAAAACAGGAGAAAATATATACTTACATCCACCACTCTATGTTGATTACGGTAGACATATTAATATCGGTGAGAACTTTTATGCAAATATGGATTGTATATTTTTAGATGTTAATCATATCAATATTGGTGATAATGTTATGTTCGGTCCAAGAGTGAGTTTGTATACAGCAGGTCATCCAATTGATCCAACAATTCGTAATGAACAATTAGAATTTGGTCATGAAATTAATATTGGGAATAATGTATGGATTGGTGGAAATGCAGTCGTATTACCAGGCGTGTCGGTAGGAGAAAACTCTGTAATCGCATCAGGAGCAGTCGTAACAAAAGACGTGCCGCCCAATACAGTCGTAGGTGGAAATCCAGCTAAAGTCATTAAGCAAATCACAAGCTCTGATTATGACAAATGGCATCGAATGAAATTAGAATATTACGAGAAAAAACGACAATCAGTAGAAAAATGATAGACTTTAAAAGATCATCTCTCTGTAGGTGGTCTTTTTTGATTTAATAAAATCCTAATATTCTCCCTACAATACCTATTATAATTAGAGTTGTGGCAATATACCATTTTATTTGAGTATGTTTCATCTCTTCCGTTTTTGCCTTTCCTTTTTCATCAAATAAAGATACGAGATCATCTTTTAAATCTTTTATATCTGTTTTAAGATCTATTCTTATGCTATTCAAATCTGTTTTGAGCTTTGTTCTCATGCTATTCATATCTTCTTTCAGCTCTGTTCTCATGCTATTCATATCTTCTTTGAGCTCTGTTCTTAAATTACTCATATCTTGTTTGAGCTCTGTTCTTAAATTACCCATATCTTGTTTAAACTCTGACCTTAAATTATTTATATCTGTTTTTAATTCTAATCTTGTTGTAGTTAATTCTTGCTTTAATTCCTTGATATTATCTTCAAGTTTATTAAAGCGAGAGTCCATATGGTTTTTATGTTCTTCAAATTCTGGTCTTGTTACAAAATCCATTTTTATCACCTCTTAGTTGTTAATATTATTTTAGCGTGGTGTGAGATAACGAACGATATCTCAGTCTATTTTATTCTCTATATTTTATATTATTATAAAATATATTTATTTTTAAATCAAGTTTTACTACGCCTATTTACCTCTTCTACTTTAGTTACAATTCTTCGACTTTTGTTACTATAGACGCCCTTAGTTACAATTCACCAGACTTTTGTTACTATGTCCGCCCTTATCCACATACCCCCAAAAATCCAGACACAAAAAACCCTCAAAGCTTATCCTTTGAGGGTTAATAGCAATTAGTATTGCTTCATATATTGATCTCTTTCCCATTCTGATACTTGTGTTCTGTAATAATCCCACTCTAATGATTTAGATTGTATGAATTGGCGATAGATATGATTACCTAATGCTTGTTTAACAACTTTATTTTCTTTCATGGCTTTAATAGCTGTATAAAGTGTTGATGGTAAGTCTTGTACGCCTACCGCTTCACGTTCTTCTCTATCCATTTCATAGATGTTTTGATCTACTGATTCTGGTGGTGTTAATTTATTTTTAATACCATCTAATCCAGCTTCTAGGATGGTAGCTAATGCTAAGTAAGGGTTAGCTGCTGGGTCTACTGAACGAATTTCAACACGAGTTGATAATCCGCGAGATACAGGTATTCTTACTAATGGTGAACGGTTTTGACCACTCCATGCGATATAACATGGTGCTTCATAACCAGGCACTAAACGTTTGTATGAATTTACTAATGGGTTACATACTGCTGTAAATCCACGTGCATTTTTCAAGATACCAGCAATAAAGTGATATGCATCATCAGTTAATTGCATTTCTCCATTTGGATCGAAGAACGCATTTTCTTTACCTTTGAATAATGAAACGTTAAAGTGCATTCCGCTTCCGTTTACACCAAATAATGGTTTAGGCATGAATGTCGCATGCAAGTTATGTTTACGCGCAATTGTTTTTACAACTAGTTTGAATATTTGAATGTTATCACATGCTGTTATAGCATCAGCATATTTAAAGTCGATTTCATGTTGACCAGGTGCTACTTCATGGTGACTTGCTTCAATGTCAAAGCCCATATCTTCTAATTCTAGAACGATATCACGACGACAGTTTTCACCTAAATCTGTAGGTGCTAAGTCGAAGTATCCACCATTATCGTTTAATTCTAATGTTGGTTCTCCTTTTTCATCTAATTTGAATAAGAAGAATTCTGGTTCAGGTCCTAAATTGAAATCTGTAAATCCTAACTCTTCCATTTCTTTTAATACACGTTTTAAGTTTGTACGTGAATCACCAGGGAATGGTTTGCCATCCGGATTGTAAATATCACAAATTAATCGTGCTACTTTTCCTTTTCCTGCAGTCCAAGGGAAAATTACCCAAGTGTCTAAGTCAGGACATAAATACATATCCGATTCTTCAATTCGCACGAATCCTTCAATTGAAGAACCGTCAAACATCATTTCATTGTTTAATACTTTTTCTAATTGTGCAATTGGTACTTCAACGTTTTTAATTGTACCTAAAATGTCAGTAAATTGTAATCTTAAATAACGTACGTTTTCTTCGTCAGCAAAACGAAAAATATCTTCTTTTGTAAAAGTTTGTTTAGCCATGTGATTATCCTCCAGTTTTTAATTAAAAAATCTTGATAAATCTCCACGGTTAAGTGGTCCCTCTGTTTTAGAAGTTCCTCTAATTACCCGCTCTCTCATCTTCAGTTCTTCTTCAGAAAGGTCATTTTCTTCTTCTAAAAGAATTTGTTTGATCCCTTTCATATTAAATCCCTTTTCGATAAGATTTTTAATTTCCAGTAATCGTTCAAGGTCATTTAAAGAAAATAACCGTTGATTACCTTCAGTCCTTTTGGGCGAAACGAGCTCATTGCTTTCATAGTATCTGATTTGTCTGGCTGTTAGCTCTGTTAACTTGATTACGACACCAATCGGGAACACGGCCATGTTTCTTCTGATTATGTCTCTTGACAGCACGACCGCCTCCTTTAGTAAGAACTTGTTATAAATTTAGCACATAAATTTTCAGAAAACAAATGAATGTCAGGAAACCTTACATCTTTTATAATTCAACAAGATCTTGCTTGATTAAATGCTGTACAGCACGCGTTATCGCAATTTTAACATGCTCATAAGTTAAGCCACCTTGAATGTAAGCTTCATATGGTGGTCTAATTGGACCATCTGCCGTTAATTCTATTGATGATCCTTGAATAAATGTACCTGCAGCCATGATAACATCATCTTCATAACCTGGCATATAGCTAGGCATCGGACTAAAATGCGCATTAATTGGAGATGCGTGTTGTATCGACTGACAAAATGCAATCATTTGTTCTTTTGTTTCAAAAGTAACAGATTGAATAATATCTGTACGTTTATCTTGGTAATGTGGTGTCGTTGTCATATTTAATTTTTCTAACAAGCGAGAAGTGAATAATGCACCTTTTAAACTTTGACTAACAACATGTGGCGCTAAGAAGAACCCTTGATACATTTCTGGTAAACTTCCTAAAGATGCGCCCGCTTCCTTACCAATTCCTGGTGCAGTTAATTTGTATGCACAACGTTCAATCAGGTCAGCTTTTCCTGAAATATAACCGCCAATTTTAGCTAAACCACCTCCTGGATTTTTAATTAAAGAACCTGCTATTAAATCTGCACCTATTTCAATCGGTTCTTTATCTTCAACAAATTCTCCGTAACAATTATCTACAAAGACAATTTTATCTGGATATGT encodes:
- a CDS encoding methionine gamma-lyase family protein, which produces MEQKLKELIIDVEKELRPYFDQIEHNALIAQEHVLDAFHEVKITESDLIGTTGYGYDDVGRDHLEDVYSKVFKAEDSLVRPQIISGTHAITLALNSQLKYGDELLYITGTPYDTLLEVIGINGNGIGSFIEQGITYRELPLKQNEIDIHSVLENINAKTKVIAIQRSKGYNSRPSLTITQIEQAIKAIKETYPDKIVFVDNCYGEFVEDKEPIEIGADLIAGSLIKNPGGGLAKIGGYISGKADLIERCAYKLTAPGIGKEAGASLGSLPEMYQGFFLAPHVVSQSLKGALFTSRLLEKLNMTTTPHYQDKRTDIIQSVTFETKEQMIAFCQSIQHASPINAHFSPMPSYMPGYEDDVIMAAGTFIQGSSIELTADGPIRPPYEAYIQGGLTYEHVKIAITRAVQHLIKQDLVEL
- the glnA gene encoding type I glutamate--ammonia ligase encodes the protein MAKQTFTKEDIFRFADEENVRYLRLQFTDILGTIKNVEVPIAQLEKVLNNEMMFDGSSIEGFVRIEESDMYLCPDLDTWVIFPWTAGKGKVARLICDIYNPDGKPFPGDSRTNLKRVLKEMEELGFTDFNLGPEPEFFLFKLDEKGEPTLELNDNGGYFDLAPTDLGENCRRDIVLELEDMGFDIEASHHEVAPGQHEIDFKYADAITACDNIQIFKLVVKTIARKHNLHATFMPKPLFGVNGSGMHFNVSLFKGKENAFFDPNGEMQLTDDAYHFIAGILKNARGFTAVCNPLVNSYKRLVPGYEAPCYIAWSGQNRSPLVRIPVSRGLSTRVEIRSVDPAANPYLALATILEAGLDGIKNKLTPPESVDQNIYEMDREEREAVGVQDLPSTLYTAIKAMKENKVVKQALGNHIYRQFIQSKSLEWDYYRTQVSEWERDQYMKQY
- a CDS encoding sugar O-acetyltransferase, which translates into the protein MQNDFDYMQMLKGELYLAHDIHESNGSKKGKMLADKINHTPIENSDEIIKLEKELFDKTGENIYLHPPLYVDYGRHINIGENFYANMDCIFLDVNHINIGDNVMFGPRVSLYTAGHPIDPTIRNEQLEFGHEINIGNNVWIGGNAVVLPGVSVGENSVIASGAVVTKDVPPNTVVGGNPAKVIKQITSSDYDKWHRMKLEYYEKKRQSVEK